One Plutella xylostella chromosome 31, ilPluXylo3.1, whole genome shotgun sequence genomic region harbors:
- the LOC119692913 gene encoding trypsin, alkaline B, whose protein sequence is MISWAVLLLGAAAASAAVPKTNRIVGGQITSIEEHPSIVQLDYLGQLSGTWTQNCGGTILNPDFVVSAAHCTDNNVSAANRRVRAGSTIRNSGGQLVYVSYYRNHPDYSKREEFDSDITLIRLAKRLTFDATVQQAPINAPGSEIPDGTAVVHAGWGDMKEGAGIASLFLRDVTIYTINNAECASRYEEGVTENMICVGILDEGGKDACQGDSGGPLYLNKILVGIVSWGSGCADEYYPGVTTKVSAFTNWIVDNAK, encoded by the exons ATGATTAGCTGGGCTGTACTTCTTTTAGGCG CCGCTGCCGCATCAGCAGCGGTCCCCAAGACCAACCGAATCGTCGGTGGACAGATCACTTCCATCGAGGAGCATCCTTCCATCGTGCAGCTGGACTACCTTGGTCAGCTCAGTGGAACTTGGACCCAAAACTGCGGGGGAACCATCCTGAACCCCGACTTTGTTGTCAGTGCCGCTCATTGCACAGA CAACAACGTCAGTGCTGCCAACCGCAGAGTCCGTGCCGGCTCCACCATCCGCAACAGCGGAGGTCAGCTCGTCTACGTCTCATACTACCGGAACCACCCCGACTACAGCAAGAGGGAAGAATTCGACAGTGACATCACCTTGATCAGACTGGCTAAGAGACTGACCTTCGATGCTACGGTCCAGCAGGCTCCTATCAACGCTCCAGGGTCTGAAATACCCGATGGAACCGCCGTCGTCCATGCCGGATGGGGTGACATGAAG GAAGGGGCCGGCATTGCATCGCTGTTTCTGCGTGACGTGACCATCTACACCATAAACAACGCTGAATGTGCCAGCCGCTACGAGGAAGGGGTGACTGAAAACATGATTTGCGTTGGTATCCTGGATGAGGGAGGCAAGGACGCATGCCAAGGAGACTCTGGCGGCCCTCTGTACCTCAACAAAATCCTTGTAGGTATTGTGTCATGGGGCAGTGGCTGTGCTGACGAGTACTACCCAGGTGTGACCACTAAGGTGTCTGCTTTCACCAACTGGATCGTAGACAATGCTAAATAA